One Benincasa hispida cultivar B227 chromosome 5, ASM972705v1, whole genome shotgun sequence genomic window carries:
- the LOC120077497 gene encoding purple acid phosphatase 2, with translation MNVVGFSYSSFVVVLAVLVMVLNGVEVCYGGITSQFLRKVEKTVDMPLDSDVFAVPPGFNAPQQVHITQGDHEGKAVIVSWVTPDKPGSNKVSYWSEKSKQKKQAFGKVYTYKFYNYTSGYIHHCTIENLKYNTKYYYEVGIGYSPRTFWFVTPPEVGPDVPYTFGLIGDLGQSFDSNITLTHYERNPHKGKTVLFVGDLSYADNYPFHDNVRWDTWGRFTERSIAYQPWIWTAGNHEIDFVPEIGETEPFKPFTNRYHVPYKASESTAPFWYSIKRGPAYIIVLASYSAYGKYTPQYQWLEAELPKVNRSETPWLIVLVHSPWYNSYNYHYMEGETMRVMYESWFVQYKVDVVFAGHVHAYERSERISNIAYNIVNGHCIPVKDQSAPVYITIGDGGNLEGLATNMTEPQPAYSAYREASFGHGIFDIKNRTHAYFGWNRNQDGYAVEADTLWFFNRHWYPVDESLSEQK, from the exons ATGAATGTTGTGGGGTTTTCTTATTCTTCATTTGTTGTGGTTCTTGCTGTTTTGGTTATGGTTTTGAATGGAGTGGAGGTTTGTTATGGAGGTATAACAAGCCAGTTTCTGAGGAAGGTTGAGAAAACTGTGGATATGCCCCTTGATAGTGATGTTTTTGCTGTTCCTCCTGGTTTTAATGCTCCCCAGCAG GTTCATATCACACAAGGAGATCATGAAGGGAAGGCAGTGATTGTTTCATGGGTCACTCCAGATAAACCAGGATCAAATAAAGTATCGTATTGGAGTGAGAAAAGCAAGCAAAAGAAACAGGCCTTTGGAAAAGTATATACTTACAAGTTCTATAATTACACTTCTGGCTACATTCATCATTGCACCATTGAAAACTTGAAG TACAACACCAAATACTACTATGAAGTGGGAATCGGTTACTCTCCAAGAACATTCTGGTTCGTCACTCCTCCAGAAGTCGGTCCCGATGTCCCTTATACATTTGGTCTCATAG GGGATCTTGGCCAGAGTTTTGATTCAAATATAACGCTGACACATTACGAAAGAAACCCACATAAAGGAAAAACAGTGTTATTTGTAGGGGATCTATCTTATGCTGACAACTATCCGTTCCATGACAATGTAAGGTGGGATACATGGGGAAGATTTACTGAGAGAAGCATCGCCTATCAGCCTTGGATATGGACTGCAGGAAATcatgaaattgattttgtccCAGAAATT GGCGAGACCGAACCTTTCAAGCCGTTTACTAACCGATATCATGTCCCTTATAAAGCATCTGAGAGCACAGCTCCTTTTTGGTACTCAATCAAGAGAGGTCCAGCATACATCATAGTGTTGGCTTCATATTCAGCTTATG GTAAATACACTCCTCAATACCAATGGCTCGAAGCGGAGCTACCAAAAGTTAACAGAAGTGAAACACCATGGTTGATTGTTCTTGTGCATTCCCCATGGTACAACAGCTACAACTATCATTACATGGAAGGAGAAACTATGCGAGTGATGTATGAGTCATGGTTTGTACAATACAAAGTTGACGTCGTCTTTGCTGGCCATGTCCATGCTTACGAAAGATCT GAAAGAATTTCAAATATTGCATACAACATTGTGAATGGCCACTGTATTCCAGTGAAAGATCAATCTGCACCTGTATACATAACAATAGGTGATGGAGGAAACCTTGAAGGCCTAGCTACCAA TATGACGGAGCCACAGCCTGCGTATTCAGCGTATCGTGAAGCAAGCTTTGGCCATGGCATATTCGATATAAAGAACAGAACTCATGCATATTTCGGTTGGAACAGGAATCAAGATGGATATGCAGTTGAAGCTGATACTCTTTGGTTCTTCAACAGACACTGGTACCCGGTTGATGAGTCGTTAAGTGAGCAGAAATGA